A portion of the Flavobacteriales bacterium genome contains these proteins:
- the plsX gene encoding phosphate acyltransferase PlsX: MDRVRIGIDIMGGDYAPGATIDGSVLALPNLADNVDLVLIGDETLIKSELQKHNLQEDSFEIVHAPDNIEMGEHPTKALVKKPNSSIAVGFHLLKKGKIDGFASAGNTGAMFVGGYMSVKPIPGILRPCISSVLPKLDGGVNVILDVGANADCKADVLYQFGILGSLFAEHVCGVSAPRVGLLNIGEEETKGNMLTIAAHELMSDSRDFNFCGNIESRHLFDDKCDVIVCDGFSGNVILKQAESIYNLIEKRNIKDDYFNRFNYENYGGTPILGLNKTVVIGHGISNKIAIKNMIVLTADVVEADLTTKILNNFNND; encoded by the coding sequence ATGGATAGAGTTCGAATTGGAATAGATATTATGGGTGGGGATTATGCCCCAGGAGCTACTATTGACGGCAGTGTTCTAGCTCTCCCAAACTTAGCCGATAACGTAGACTTAGTTCTAATCGGTGACGAAACTCTCATTAAAAGCGAATTACAAAAACACAACCTACAAGAAGATTCCTTCGAAATTGTTCATGCCCCTGATAATATCGAAATGGGCGAACACCCTACCAAAGCTTTAGTCAAAAAGCCTAATTCAAGTATCGCTGTTGGATTTCACCTTCTCAAAAAAGGAAAAATCGACGGTTTTGCCAGTGCAGGAAATACCGGTGCAATGTTCGTCGGTGGCTATATGTCTGTTAAGCCTATCCCAGGAATTTTAAGACCTTGTATCTCTTCCGTATTGCCCAAATTAGACGGTGGAGTAAATGTAATTTTAGATGTCGGTGCCAATGCCGACTGCAAAGCTGATGTACTGTATCAGTTTGGAATATTAGGTTCCCTATTTGCAGAGCACGTATGCGGTGTTTCTGCTCCTAGAGTAGGCCTATTAAATATTGGCGAAGAAGAAACAAAAGGCAATATGCTAACTATTGCCGCTCATGAACTTATGAGCGACTCAAGAGATTTCAACTTCTGTGGAAACATAGAAAGTAGACATCTTTTTGATGATAAATGCGATGTCATTGTTTGCGACGGTTTTTCAGGGAACGTTATACTGAAGCAAGCGGAATCCATCTACAACCTAATTGAAAAACGAAATATTAAAGACGACTATTTCAATCGATTTAATTATGAAAATTACGGTGGGACACCCATACTAGGATTAAACAAAACCGTTGTTATTGGTCACGGAATATCTAACAAAATCGCCATTAAGAATATGATCGTTTTGACTGCTGATGTTGTTGAAGCTGATTTAACCACAAAAATTTTAAATAACTTCAATAATGACTAA
- a CDS encoding riboflavin synthase, whose product MFTGIIEHLGEVVALEKELDNLHISMRTPITSELKIDQSVAHNGICLTVVNIEGDVYTVTAIKETLDKTNLGLLEVGHKVNIERCMKLGDRLDGHIVQGHVDQTAKCIDIGIENGWHTFTFEYEPSANITVEKGSICVNGVSLTVVNSQKTTFSVAIIPYTFEHTNFSDFEVGTTVNLEFDIIGKYITKMNS is encoded by the coding sequence ATGTTTACAGGAATTATAGAACATTTGGGTGAAGTGGTTGCTCTGGAAAAAGAGCTAGACAACCTTCATATATCTATGCGAACACCCATTACCTCTGAACTAAAGATAGACCAAAGCGTTGCACATAATGGCATTTGTCTAACGGTTGTAAATATTGAGGGGGATGTGTATACGGTAACTGCCATTAAAGAAACGCTTGATAAAACCAATTTGGGGCTATTAGAGGTAGGACATAAAGTAAACATTGAACGGTGTATGAAGTTGGGCGATAGGCTGGACGGCCATATCGTTCAGGGGCATGTTGACCAAACGGCAAAATGTATTGATATAGGCATAGAAAACGGATGGCACACCTTTACTTTTGAGTATGAGCCTTCTGCAAACATTACGGTTGAAAAGGGGTCAATATGTGTTAATGGCGTAAGCCTGACCGTTGTCAATTCACAGAAAACAACCTTCTCTGTAGCTATAATACCCTATACTTTTGAGCATACTAATTTCAGTGATTTTGAAGTAGGCACTACGGTCAACTTAGAGTTTGATATCATCGGGAAGTACATAACAAAAATGAATTCATGA
- a CDS encoding 1-deoxy-D-xylulose-5-phosphate synthase has protein sequence MSSLDNIQFPEDLKNLKSSDLPQVCDDLRQFIVDVVSTKGGHFGASLGVVELTVALHYVFNTPYDQLVWDVGHQAYGHKILTGRKDRFHTNRIYKGISGFPKRTESEYDTFGVGHSSTSISGALGMAVASNYKNESDKQHIAVIGDGSMTAGLAFEGLNHAGIEKSNLLVILNDNCMSIDPNVGALKEYLTDIATSHTYNKVKDDVWHLLGKVSKFGPNAQAIAAKLENALKSALLKQSNYFESLNFRYFGPVDGHDVVHLTKILNDLKNIPGPKILHCITKKGKGYEPAEMGSPTKWHAPGLFDKNTGEIIKSSSNSPQPPKYQDVFGKTIIELAKENDKIMGITPAMPTGCSLGMMMNEMPDRAFDVGIAEQHAVTFSAGLATQGMVPFCNIYSSFMQRAYDQVVHDVAIQNLNVVFCLDRGGLVGADGPTHHGVYDMAYFRCIPNMIVSAPMNEQELRNLMYTAQLPNKGPFSIRYPRGKGVMVEWQTPFEEIPVGKGRKVSDGNEIALVTIGHVGNFAQEAISDLDTYSIAHYDMRFVKPLDEALLHEVFKKHDKVITVEDGCIQGGFGSAIIEFMADHNYKAQVKRLGIPDKYVEHGTQPELWRECEYDKQAIIESIHQMVGVKKVATTA, from the coding sequence TTGAGTTCATTAGATAACATCCAATTTCCTGAAGATTTAAAAAATCTTAAAAGCAGCGATTTGCCTCAAGTATGTGATGACTTAAGGCAATTTATTGTTGATGTAGTGTCCACTAAAGGAGGGCATTTTGGAGCTAGCTTAGGTGTAGTAGAGCTTACAGTTGCATTGCATTATGTTTTCAATACGCCTTATGACCAATTAGTGTGGGATGTAGGCCACCAAGCATACGGACATAAAATCCTAACTGGTAGAAAAGACCGTTTTCACACCAATAGAATTTACAAAGGAATTAGTGGCTTTCCCAAGCGAACGGAAAGTGAATACGATACTTTCGGTGTAGGTCACTCATCTACTTCTATTTCTGGTGCTCTAGGAATGGCAGTAGCCTCGAACTATAAAAACGAAAGTGACAAACAGCACATTGCCGTTATTGGTGATGGTTCAATGACCGCAGGCTTAGCCTTTGAAGGGCTTAACCATGCCGGTATAGAAAAATCCAATCTTTTGGTAATCCTCAACGACAACTGTATGTCCATTGACCCTAATGTTGGAGCTTTAAAAGAATATCTAACGGACATTGCTACTTCTCATACTTACAATAAGGTAAAAGATGACGTATGGCATTTATTGGGAAAAGTCAGTAAGTTTGGACCAAATGCACAAGCCATTGCGGCAAAGTTGGAAAACGCTTTAAAGTCTGCACTATTGAAGCAAAGCAACTATTTTGAGTCTTTAAACTTTAGATATTTCGGACCTGTAGATGGACACGATGTAGTGCATTTGACCAAAATATTAAACGATTTAAAAAATATTCCTGGACCAAAGATATTGCATTGCATTACTAAAAAAGGGAAAGGCTATGAGCCAGCAGAAATGGGAAGCCCTACCAAGTGGCACGCACCAGGATTATTTGATAAAAATACGGGGGAAATTATTAAATCTTCCTCTAATAGCCCTCAACCACCAAAATACCAAGATGTATTTGGAAAGACTATTATTGAGTTGGCTAAAGAAAACGATAAAATTATGGGGATTACCCCAGCCATGCCTACAGGTTGTTCCTTAGGTATGATGATGAATGAGATGCCAGACAGGGCCTTTGATGTGGGTATTGCAGAGCAACACGCCGTAACCTTTTCGGCGGGTTTAGCCACACAAGGAATGGTACCATTTTGTAATATATATTCCTCCTTCATGCAACGTGCATACGATCAAGTAGTACACGATGTTGCCATTCAAAATTTGAATGTAGTATTTTGTCTCGACAGGGGTGGTTTAGTAGGTGCTGATGGCCCGACTCACCACGGTGTTTACGATATGGCATATTTCAGATGCATTCCTAATATGATTGTTTCTGCACCTATGAATGAGCAAGAGTTGCGCAACCTGATGTACACAGCACAATTGCCTAACAAAGGACCATTTTCAATCCGTTACCCAAGAGGAAAAGGTGTTATGGTCGAATGGCAAACACCTTTTGAAGAAATACCAGTAGGAAAAGGAAGAAAAGTTTCTGATGGTAATGAAATTGCTCTAGTGACAATTGGTCATGTGGGGAATTTTGCTCAAGAAGCCATTTCAGATTTAGACACGTATTCTATAGCCCATTACGATATGCGATTTGTGAAGCCTTTGGACGAAGCCTTACTACACGAAGTCTTTAAGAAGCACGATAAAGTTATTACGGTAGAAGACGGCTGCATACAAGGCGGTTTCGGTAGTGCAATCATTGAATTTATGGCAGACCACAACTACAAAGCACAAGTTAAGCGTTTAGGTATTCCTGACAAATACGTTGAGCATGGTACTCAGCCAGAATTATGGCGTGAATGCGAGTACGATAAACAAGCCATCATCGAAAGCATTCATCAGATGGTAGGGGTTAAAAAAGTAGCCACCACAGCATAA
- a CDS encoding leucyl aminopeptidase: MDLLISLAKHIPEKQSLILLCQSMDDLSSFSLSEEERKYIQNSFDKDMKSVSVNRYNRFVFVQKTDEKLEGNRLAAKSLHSSICQEKIEHITVVDLSNQPKVTWAFAEGLALSNYQFLKYFSDKKENSLKEISLHSANGEEEISQLKAVIKGTYVAKDLVNEPFSYLTAMQYSQDIEKLGEEAGFKVEVLHKKKIEALKMGGLLAVNKGSIDPPTFSIMEWKPKTYSNSKPIVLVGKGIVYDTGGLSLKPTANSMDMMKCDMGGSAAVVGTMYAIAQAKLNVHVIGLVPATDNRPSGNAYAPGDVITMHDGTTVEVLNTDAEGRLILADALSFAKNYKPELVIDLATLTGAAARAIGKRGIVAMGNDESTMQKLKESGKNVHERIAEMPFWDDYKEDLKSPIADLKNLGGAEAGAITAGKFLEHFTDYPYTHLDIAGPAFLLAPYTYHDKGGTGVGVRLLFDFLKTKAE; encoded by the coding sequence ATGGACTTACTCATCTCTTTAGCAAAACATATTCCAGAGAAGCAATCGCTAATACTTTTATGCCAATCCATGGACGATTTATCGTCTTTTTCACTCTCTGAAGAGGAAAGAAAATACATCCAAAATAGCTTTGACAAAGACATGAAAAGCGTATCGGTTAACCGCTACAATCGGTTTGTATTTGTTCAAAAAACAGATGAAAAATTAGAAGGCAATCGACTAGCAGCCAAAAGTCTACATTCTAGCATTTGCCAAGAAAAAATAGAGCATATTACCGTAGTGGACTTGAGCAATCAGCCAAAAGTCACTTGGGCGTTTGCCGAAGGTTTAGCCTTGAGTAATTATCAATTTCTAAAGTATTTCTCCGATAAAAAAGAAAACAGTTTAAAGGAAATTAGCCTACATTCAGCAAATGGCGAGGAAGAAATCAGTCAGCTTAAAGCTGTAATTAAAGGAACCTATGTCGCTAAGGACTTAGTTAATGAACCTTTCTCATACCTTACCGCTATGCAATATAGTCAAGACATTGAGAAATTGGGTGAAGAAGCTGGCTTTAAGGTTGAAGTCCTTCACAAGAAAAAAATTGAAGCGCTAAAAATGGGCGGTCTTTTAGCTGTAAACAAAGGAAGTATTGACCCCCCAACCTTTAGCATCATGGAGTGGAAACCCAAAACCTACTCTAACAGTAAGCCAATTGTATTAGTTGGAAAAGGTATTGTTTACGATACTGGTGGTTTGTCCTTAAAACCAACAGCCAACTCTATGGACATGATGAAGTGCGATATGGGTGGTTCTGCTGCAGTGGTAGGAACTATGTATGCCATTGCCCAAGCTAAATTGAACGTACATGTCATTGGTCTTGTTCCAGCAACCGATAACCGACCGTCTGGCAATGCTTATGCTCCAGGAGACGTCATCACTATGCATGACGGCACCACTGTAGAGGTGTTAAATACCGATGCAGAAGGGCGATTAATCCTTGCCGACGCATTGAGTTTTGCTAAAAACTATAAACCAGAATTGGTGATAGACCTTGCTACCCTCACGGGGGCAGCAGCAAGAGCAATTGGGAAAAGAGGAATAGTGGCTATGGGTAATGATGAAAGCACTATGCAAAAGCTTAAAGAAAGTGGCAAAAACGTTCACGAGAGAATTGCTGAAATGCCTTTTTGGGACGACTATAAAGAAGATTTAAAATCGCCCATTGCCGATCTAAAAAATTTGGGTGGTGCTGAAGCAGGTGCCATTACAGCCGGTAAGTTTTTGGAACATTTCACTGACTATCCGTATACCCACTTAGACATTGCCGGACCAGCATTTTTATTGGCCCCTTACACCTATCACGATAAAGGAGGAACAGGTGTTGGCGTACGCTTACTATTTGATTTTTTAAAAACAAAAGCTGAATGA
- the pdxA gene encoding 4-hydroxythreonine-4-phosphate dehydrogenase PdxA, with protein sequence MSSKLKLGISIGDINGIGTEVILKTFRDKRMLDFCTPIIFGDFNLLNQVKKSLHFDDLSLNKIQSIDLAKAKKINVLNCWKEEVKLTLGQNNADGGKYALKSLQSANIALKNGQIDALVTAPINKDNIQSDEFKFPGHTEFLEKEHEGKSLMLMLSDSLRIGVVTGHIPLEKVSKHISTKAILDKLNTLNQSLKQDFGIRKPKIAILGLNPHAGDNGIIGDEEKKTIIPAIKKAEEQNILVFGPYPADGFFGSNKRQAFDGVLAMYHDQGLVPFKTLSFGNGVNFTAGLNIVRTSPDHGTAFDIAGKNQAQESSFRQAVYTACDISKKRKEWQALNSNPLKISPKKERSRSKVE encoded by the coding sequence ATGAGTAGCAAACTAAAATTAGGCATTTCCATTGGCGATATTAATGGCATTGGAACGGAAGTCATTCTCAAAACGTTTAGAGATAAACGTATGCTAGACTTTTGCACGCCAATTATTTTTGGCGACTTTAATTTGCTAAATCAAGTAAAAAAATCATTGCATTTTGACGATTTATCTTTGAATAAAATCCAATCCATCGACTTGGCGAAAGCCAAGAAAATTAATGTCTTGAATTGTTGGAAAGAAGAGGTAAAACTTACGCTAGGACAAAACAATGCTGATGGTGGTAAATACGCCTTAAAATCTTTACAATCTGCTAATATTGCTTTAAAAAACGGTCAAATAGATGCTCTTGTAACTGCACCCATCAATAAAGACAACATACAGTCGGATGAGTTTAAATTCCCAGGGCATACTGAGTTTTTAGAAAAAGAACATGAAGGCAAATCTCTCATGCTGATGCTCTCAGACAGTCTTAGAATTGGAGTGGTAACTGGTCATATTCCATTAGAAAAGGTGTCCAAACACATTAGTACAAAAGCCATACTAGACAAACTCAATACCCTAAATCAAAGTCTAAAACAAGATTTTGGCATCCGAAAACCTAAAATTGCAATCTTAGGACTAAACCCACATGCTGGAGACAATGGCATAATAGGTGATGAAGAAAAAAAGACCATTATTCCGGCGATTAAAAAAGCAGAAGAGCAGAATATTTTGGTCTTTGGTCCATACCCTGCCGATGGTTTTTTTGGCTCTAACAAACGCCAAGCCTTTGATGGTGTTCTTGCCATGTATCACGATCAAGGCCTAGTGCCTTTCAAAACATTATCCTTCGGAAATGGTGTTAATTTTACAGCAGGATTGAATATTGTTCGCACCTCTCCAGACCATGGTACTGCATTCGATATAGCAGGCAAAAATCAAGCTCAAGAATCCTCCTTTCGACAAGCCGTTTATACCGCTTGTGATATCTCCAAAAAACGTAAGGAATGGCAAGCGCTTAATAGCAATCCGCTAAAAATAAGCCCCAAAAAAGAACGCTCTAGAAGTAAGGTTGAGTAA
- the accB gene encoding acetyl-CoA carboxylase biotin carboxyl carrier protein produces the protein MDIKEIQELIKFVAKSGATEVNLEIDNVKISIKSPAKKGTVPETTIIQQMPVAQGAPAIMPVAAAPAPAPAAEAPAADKSSKEDKYITVKSPMIGTFYRKPSPDKETFVNIGDTIKPGDILCVVEAMKLFNEIESEVSGKIVKVLVDDSTPVEYDQPLFLVDPS, from the coding sequence ATGGACATTAAAGAAATTCAAGAACTAATAAAGTTTGTTGCTAAATCTGGAGCAACTGAGGTAAATCTAGAAATTGATAACGTAAAAATTTCTATCAAATCCCCTGCTAAGAAAGGGACTGTGCCTGAAACAACCATTATTCAGCAAATGCCTGTAGCTCAAGGTGCTCCGGCAATAATGCCTGTAGCAGCTGCACCAGCTCCGGCTCCAGCAGCAGAAGCTCCAGCAGCTGACAAAAGTAGCAAGGAAGACAAATACATTACCGTAAAGTCACCAATGATTGGTACATTTTACAGAAAGCCTTCGCCAGATAAAGAAACCTTTGTTAACATCGGTGATACTATCAAGCCTGGCGATATCCTTTGCGTGGTAGAGGCCATGAAGCTATTCAACGAAATAGAATCTGAAGTTAGCGGTAAAATTGTAAAGGTATTAGTAGACGATTCTACACCAGTAGAATACGACCAGCCTTTATTTTTAGTTGACCCTTCTTAA
- a CDS encoding ketoacyl-ACP synthase III, which translates to MTKLRAAITGVHGYVPEYVLTNKELEGMVDTNDEWITTRTGIKERRILKGEGLGSSDLGAAAVEGLLEKKGISAEEIDCIICATATPDMIFPATACIIADKIGAKNAFAYDLMAACSGFLFSVATASKYIETGSYKKIVVVGADKMSSIVDYTDRQTCIIFGDGAGAVLLEADESGLGVQDSIMKSNGEGRHYLKMTGGGSVRPASEETIKNKEHFIHQEGQTVFKFAVKGMADVSAEIMERNNLDGDDIAWLVPHQANKRIIDATANRMGVGKDKVMLNIQRYGNTTNATIPLCLWEWESQLNKGDNLILAAFGGGFTWGSIYLKWAYDSK; encoded by the coding sequence ATGACTAAACTCAGAGCTGCTATAACTGGCGTTCACGGATATGTCCCTGAATATGTTTTAACAAACAAGGAGTTGGAAGGGATGGTAGACACCAATGACGAATGGATAACCACTAGAACGGGTATCAAAGAAAGACGAATATTAAAAGGCGAAGGCTTAGGTTCTTCAGACTTAGGGGCTGCTGCTGTAGAAGGCTTGCTAGAGAAAAAAGGCATTAGTGCTGAAGAGATAGATTGCATCATCTGTGCAACAGCTACTCCAGATATGATTTTTCCTGCAACAGCATGTATTATCGCAGACAAAATTGGAGCAAAGAATGCCTTTGCATACGATTTAATGGCAGCCTGCTCAGGCTTCCTATTTTCTGTAGCTACAGCATCGAAATACATAGAAACTGGGAGCTATAAAAAGATAGTTGTTGTGGGTGCTGATAAAATGTCATCGATAGTCGATTATACAGACCGACAAACCTGTATTATTTTTGGTGATGGTGCGGGTGCTGTTCTCCTCGAAGCCGATGAAAGCGGTTTAGGAGTACAAGACTCTATCATGAAAAGTAATGGTGAAGGACGTCATTATCTAAAGATGACTGGCGGCGGATCAGTCCGTCCAGCATCAGAAGAAACTATTAAAAATAAAGAGCACTTCATACACCAAGAAGGTCAAACCGTATTCAAGTTTGCTGTAAAAGGTATGGCGGATGTTTCTGCAGAAATTATGGAACGTAACAACTTAGATGGTGACGATATCGCCTGGTTAGTTCCTCACCAAGCCAATAAACGAATCATTGACGCTACTGCCAACAGAATGGGTGTAGGTAAAGACAAAGTTATGCTGAACATTCAGCGTTACGGAAATACCACTAACGCTACTATTCCATTGTGTTTGTGGGAATGGGAAAGTCAATTAAATAAAGGAGACAATCTCATCCTTGCGGCCTTTGGTGGCGGCTTTACTTGGGGCTCTATTTATTTAAAATGGGCATACGATAGTAAATAA
- a CDS encoding DUF177 domain-containing protein: MVKEKDFDIPFSGLKLGTHQFDFDIVDSFFELFENSELKKAALKVAITLNKKATLLDLDFNIIGNVELPCDTCADHYLQELNEQFNLIVKFSDLVESTESDEIIILSTREHTLSLAQSIYEFIHLSLPSKRSHADEKDCNQEMLENIRQFEIKEQTEKEEIEIDPRWASLKNIKHK; this comes from the coding sequence ATGGTAAAAGAAAAAGATTTTGATATTCCTTTTTCGGGTCTAAAATTAGGGACGCACCAATTTGATTTTGACATCGTAGACTCGTTCTTTGAATTGTTCGAAAATTCTGAATTAAAAAAGGCCGCTTTAAAAGTAGCTATTACTCTAAATAAAAAGGCAACATTGCTTGATTTAGACTTTAACATTATTGGTAATGTTGAACTCCCTTGCGACACCTGTGCCGACCATTACCTTCAGGAGCTAAACGAACAGTTTAATCTTATTGTAAAATTTTCTGACTTAGTGGAAAGCACTGAAAGTGACGAAATCATAATTCTATCTACCAGAGAGCATACCCTATCGCTTGCTCAAAGTATTTACGAATTCATTCATTTATCGCTCCCCTCAAAACGGTCACATGCCGATGAAAAGGACTGTAACCAAGAGATGTTAGAAAACATAAGGCAATTTGAAATTAAAGAACAAACAGAAAAAGAAGAGATTGAAATTGACCCCCGTTGGGCAAGTTTAAAGAATATAAAACACAAATAA
- the accC gene encoding acetyl-CoA carboxylase biotin carboxylase subunit: MFKKILIANRGEIALRVIRTCKEMGIKTVAVYSTADAESLHVRFADEAVCVGPGPSSESYLNIPNIIAAAEITNADAIHPGYGFLSENAKFSKICGENGIKFIGASPEMIEGMGDKAAAKETMKKAGVPTIPGSDGLIDDFAHCKKLAKEIGYPVMLKATAGGGGRGMRLVWKASELENAWDSARQESAAAFGNNGMYMEKFIEDPRHIEIQIIGDNTGKACHLSERDCSIQRRHQKLVEETPSPFMTDELREAMGKAAVQAAESVKYEGAGTVEFLVDKHRNFYFMEMNTRIQVEHPITEEVVDYDLICEQIKVAAGVKISGKNYYPQLHAIECRINAEDPYNDFRPSPGLITNFHAPGGHGIRIDTHVYANYIIPPNYDSMIAKLITVAQTREEAIAKMRRALEEFVIEGVKTTIPFHLQLMKNEDFINGNYTTKFMESFKLK; this comes from the coding sequence ATGTTTAAAAAGATATTAATAGCTAATAGAGGTGAAATTGCTCTAAGAGTAATTCGCACATGCAAGGAGATGGGCATAAAAACGGTAGCCGTATATTCTACTGCCGATGCTGAAAGTCTACACGTTAGGTTTGCCGACGAAGCGGTATGCGTAGGCCCAGGACCATCAAGCGAATCTTACCTAAATATCCCAAACATTATTGCCGCAGCAGAAATTACCAATGCCGATGCTATTCATCCAGGCTATGGTTTCCTTTCTGAAAACGCTAAATTTTCAAAAATTTGCGGAGAAAATGGCATCAAATTTATCGGTGCTTCACCAGAAATGATTGAAGGCATGGGCGACAAAGCAGCTGCCAAAGAGACCATGAAAAAAGCAGGCGTACCTACCATTCCTGGTTCGGATGGTCTGATTGACGACTTTGCACACTGCAAGAAACTCGCCAAAGAAATTGGTTACCCAGTAATGCTAAAAGCTACTGCCGGTGGTGGTGGTAGAGGAATGCGACTCGTATGGAAAGCCAGTGAATTAGAAAATGCTTGGGACTCTGCCAGACAAGAGTCTGCTGCTGCCTTTGGCAACAATGGTATGTATATGGAGAAATTCATTGAAGACCCTCGCCATATAGAAATACAAATTATTGGAGATAATACAGGCAAAGCGTGTCACCTTTCTGAAAGGGATTGCTCTATTCAGCGAAGACACCAAAAATTAGTAGAAGAAACGCCTTCGCCTTTTATGACGGATGAGCTAAGAGAAGCTATGGGTAAAGCGGCTGTACAAGCTGCTGAATCGGTAAAGTATGAAGGTGCTGGAACGGTAGAATTTCTAGTTGATAAGCACCGTAACTTCTACTTTATGGAAATGAATACCCGTATTCAGGTAGAACATCCTATTACGGAAGAAGTAGTGGATTACGACCTTATCTGCGAGCAAATAAAAGTAGCCGCAGGCGTAAAGATTTCTGGTAAAAACTACTACCCTCAACTGCATGCTATTGAGTGCCGTATTAATGCTGAAGACCCATATAACGATTTTAGGCCAAGCCCAGGATTAATAACTAATTTTCACGCACCAGGTGGACATGGCATTCGTATTGATACTCATGTATATGCCAACTACATTATACCTCCTAATTACGACTCTATGATTGCTAAACTCATTACAGTCGCTCAAACTAGAGAAGAAGCCATTGCAAAGATGAGGAGAGCTCTGGAAGAATTCGTGATTGAAGGCGTAAAAACAACTATACCATTTCATTTACAATTGATGAAAAACGAAGATTTCATAAACGGTAACTATACCACCAAATTTATGGAGTCCTTTAAGTTGAAATAA
- the rpmF gene encoding 50S ribosomal protein L32 gives MAHPKRKISKTRRDKRRTHDKATAHNVSKCPNCGAPVLHHRVCGECGFYRGKEAVSQEVAA, from the coding sequence ATGGCACATCCTAAACGTAAAATTTCTAAAACTAGAAGAGACAAAAGAAGAACTCACGACAAAGCAACCGCACACAACGTTAGTAAATGTCCTAACTGTGGTGCACCAGTTTTACACCACAGAGTATGTGGTGAATGTGGTTTTTACAGAGGTAAAGAAGCGGTTTCACAAGAAGTTGCTGCCTAG
- a CDS encoding CofH family radical SAM protein: MNSDQLLKRALAFEFLTAEEGQFLFENVPTAELMWVANELRKIQKPDGLVTWQIDRNVNTTNACIANCKFCNFFRPPGHDEVYVTTIEQYKPKIEETIRYGGDQLLLQGGHHPELGLDFYTNLFKELKELYPEIRLHALGPPEVAHICKLEGKSHLEVLAALKEAGMDSLPGAGAEILNDRVRRLISRGKCTGQEWLDVMRACHKLDITTSATMMFGHIETLEERFEHLVWLREVQAEKPKDANGFLAFIPWPFMDDGTLLKRIRGIQNNVSGDEYLRMIAISRIMLPNIKNIQASWLTVGKETAQLCLEGGANDFGSIMIEENVVSAAGAPHRFTYKSIQDSIRQAGFEPQLRRQDYTFREIPEGIEEQLINY; the protein is encoded by the coding sequence ATGAATTCAGACCAATTATTAAAACGGGCTTTAGCCTTTGAATTTTTAACAGCAGAGGAAGGGCAGTTTCTATTTGAGAATGTGCCAACAGCAGAATTGATGTGGGTAGCTAATGAATTGCGTAAAATTCAAAAACCCGATGGTTTAGTCACGTGGCAGATTGACAGAAACGTCAATACCACTAACGCTTGTATTGCCAATTGTAAGTTTTGTAATTTTTTCCGTCCTCCAGGGCACGATGAAGTGTACGTAACAACGATTGAGCAGTATAAACCAAAGATTGAAGAAACTATTCGTTATGGTGGCGACCAATTACTACTTCAAGGCGGGCATCATCCTGAGTTAGGACTGGATTTTTACACTAATTTGTTCAAGGAGTTAAAAGAATTATACCCTGAGATTAGGCTGCATGCTCTTGGGCCACCAGAAGTCGCACATATTTGCAAACTTGAAGGGAAGTCCCATTTGGAAGTTTTGGCGGCGCTCAAAGAGGCAGGCATGGATAGTTTGCCAGGTGCTGGTGCAGAAATCCTAAACGATAGGGTAAGGCGTTTAATCTCTCGAGGTAAATGTACGGGTCAAGAATGGTTAGACGTTATGCGTGCTTGCCATAAATTGGATATTACTACTTCGGCTACCATGATGTTTGGTCATATAGAAACCTTAGAAGAACGTTTCGAGCATTTGGTATGGCTTCGTGAGGTGCAAGCTGAAAAACCCAAAGATGCCAATGGCTTTTTGGCATTCATCCCATGGCCTTTTATGGACGATGGCACTTTGCTAAAGCGCATTCGAGGCATACAAAATAATGTATCTGGCGACGAATATTTGCGTATGATTGCAATTAGTCGAATTATGTTGCCGAACATTAAAAACATACAAGCCTCTTGGTTAACGGTCGGAAAAGAAACCGCTCAACTGTGTTTGGAAGGCGGCGCCAACGATTTTGGCTCTATTATGATTGAAGAAAATGTAGTGTCGGCAGCGGGAGCTCCACACCGTTTTACCTACAAAAGCATACAAGACTCTATTCGTCAGGCAGGTTTTGAGCCACAACTAAGACGACAAGATTATACCTTTAGGGAAATCCCTGAGGGAATTGAAGAACAACTTATTAATTACTAA